The Deltaproteobacteria bacterium genomic interval CGTATCAAAAACGGCAGCGAGGAAAAGCTTAAGCTAGGTAACCTCGATGTGTCCCGGGACTGGGGAGCGGCTGAAGAATATGTCGTGGCAATGCATGCCATGCTCACGCGAGATAAGGCCGACGATTTTGTAATCGCGACGGGCCAAGTAAACAGTCTTGAGAAGTTTGTGGAGACAGCCTTTGAGCTGGCCGGCTTGGATTGGAACGACCACGTTGAGGTGGATAAAACGCTTTTTAGACCTACGGACATTCGCCGAGGTTACGGCCGTCCGGATAAAGCGGCCAGAGAACTGGGCTGGGAAGCCAAGCTTCGAATGCGTGAAGTCATCAGTGTTATGCTGGATGCCGAAAGCAACCTGAAACCCGTTTAGGTCCAGCTTCACAGACCTTTTTCATCTTGTCTTGACCAGAAAATCAAAGTTTTTCCATTGGTTCTAAACCAATCACCCTGAAAACAATGAGAGTTTTAAATCATTTGCCCGTCCGGGCGAGTTGAGAGTCTCACTTCATAGAGTACGCAATTTCTAAGGCTCGCGTGCTCCTTTAAGGAGTTTTGAGGTGAAACTTTCTCATAAAAATGATGCATGCCCAAAGTGGGTGCATTGGCTCTTGTGCATTCAGATGGGTCTAGCGCTGGCATTCTCTACACAGGGTTGCTCAGCAGATGAAACGACCAGGACATCATCGGGTTCTGAACTGGGCTATGATTATCTTAAGAGAATGAGTGCTGCGCAGTACAACAACACGGTTCGGGACTTGTTCCCCGGCGTGGAGCTTGACCTCGTAATTTTCCCCTTTCAGCTCAGTGTGGATGGCTTCGATAATAATGTGGCAGTGAATACTGCAACACCTGGCTTAACCGACGCCTACTACCGAAATGCAGTGAAGGTTGGAACTCAGGTGGTGGAGCAACTGAGTGCGGTCGTTAGTTGTGACCCGCTTACGAAAGCATGTGCGGAAAACTATCTTTTAGACTTGGTGCAGCGTGCATGGCGCCGAGATTTCAAAGAGTCTGAGCGCGAACAATTTCTAGCAGATGTTAGCGAATGGTTTACCACCTACGATGAAGAGGGTGCGCTGGCACTGGCTATCTCTTATATCCTCCAGGTACCGGAGTTCGTCTATTTACCTGAACTCGGTGGGGCGTCGGTTGAACTTGATGGTACAGCCTTTGTACCGCTCACTTCCTGGGAGGTGGCCACGCGCTTATCGTATTTCATCTGGAACACAACTCCAGACGCGAAGCTCTTAAGCTTGGCCAGAGCTGACCAGCTCCAGGACCGTGAAGTGATTGCCACTGAGGCTTGGCGGATGCTCAATGATAGTAAAGCCCATCAGGGTGTACTCGGTTTTTATCGACAGTTTTTAGACTTGGATGTCATTGGTACCAATAGCTTGGACTTCTCTGTTTATCTTAACGAGATGGACGGTGATGCTGGTTCTGATTATTTGCACCAGATTTTACAACCAGCCATGCGTTACGAACCTGAAATATTTGTTCTCGATGAGGTCTTTCGAGGCACTGGGAAG includes:
- a CDS encoding DUF1592 domain-containing protein, translated to MKLSHKNDACPKWVHWLLCIQMGLALAFSTQGCSADETTRTSSGSELGYDYLKRMSAAQYNNTVRDLFPGVELDLVIFPFQLSVDGFDNNVAVNTATPGLTDAYYRNAVKVGTQVVEQLSAVVSCDPLTKACAENYLLDLVQRAWRRDFKESEREQFLADVSEWFTTYDEEGALALAISYILQVPEFVYLPELGGASVELDGTAFVPLTSWEVATRLSYFIWNTTPDAKLLSLARADQLQDREVIATEAWRMLNDSKAHQGVLGFYRQFLDLDVIGTNSLDFSVYLNEMDGDAGSDYLHQILQPAMRYEPEIFVLDEVFRGTGKLSGLLTSSKTYVTPATAQLYGVELSEGTDDAIHWETNVEAFGFEYAETFYGVQLNAQERGGILTQLGFLNAHSKPVYPSPILRGVFVKDRFLCAPAPPPPGDVPALDEMNEGVAPRTNRERYENHSRSPACSVCHESIDAIGFTFENYDSLGQFRTQDNGYPVDSSGA